In Citrus sinensis cultivar Valencia sweet orange chromosome 2, DVS_A1.0, whole genome shotgun sequence, a single genomic region encodes these proteins:
- the LOC102612230 gene encoding uncharacterized protein LOC102612230: MSETRPVPRRESPWGTPEGEHRQPKAHRCNDRAEDVIQACFEGNPFKTVPGPFKLFWQCMRSNPGEEPTEPFTYLQLDPPKREVKLE, encoded by the exons ATGAGCGAGACAAGACCAGTGCCTAGGAGAGAGAGTCCATGGGGAACGCCAGAGGGCGAGCATCGTCAGCCAAAGGCGCACAGATGCAACGATCGAGCTGAGGATGTTATCCAA GCATGTTTTGAGGGAAATCCATTTAAAACGGTTCCAGGCCCCTTTAAGCTCTTTTGGCAGTGTATGCGATCAAACCCAGG GGAGGAACCAACTGAGCCATTCACCTATTTGCAATTGGATCCCCCTAAGAGAGAGGTGAAACTCGAGTAA
- the LOC102611931 gene encoding septum-promoting GTP-binding protein 1: protein MAQLLSQKMVQFNLKRRIERGVLILRRCISCFWEKLLMCSVGKPIRYRLLPRSTVTSPSPSVLESGLVPGTTVRPSLCHSHRHLDADNLVALKISLLGDCHIGKTSFLEKYVGDEKEQGGSPGEGLNMMDKTLLVRGARISYSIWEVTGDAKAQDHLPVACKDSIAILFMFDLTSRCTLKSVIRWYQQARKCNQTAIPIIIGTKFDDFIQLPIDLQWTIASQARAYAKALNATLFFSSATYNINVNKIFKFITAKLFDIPWTLERNLTIGEPIIDF, encoded by the exons atggcacAATTACTTAGCCAAAAAATGGTTCAATTCAATCTAAAGCGTAGAATTGAGCGAGGAGTTTTGATTCTTAGACGGTGCATAAGCTGTTTCTGGGAGAAACTGCTCATGTGTTCGGTAGGGAAGCCTATTCGGTACCGTCTGCTGCCTCGCTCCACCGTGACTTCCCCGTCTCCTTCCGTCCTCGAGAGCGGCTTAGTCCCCGGCACCACCGTCAGGCCGTCCTTGTGTCACAGCCACCGCCACCTTGATGCTGATAATTTAGTTGCTTTGAAGATCAGTCTCTTGGGTGACTGCCACATTGGCAAAACCAGTTTTCTG gaAAAGTACGTGGGAGATGAGAAAGAACAAGGAGGGTCACCAGGAGAAGGATTAAACATGATGGATAAAACTTTATTAGTACGAGGGGCAAGAATTTCTTATTCTATATGGGAAGTAACAG GTGATGCAAAAGCTCAGGATCACCTTCCTGTTGCCTGCAAAGACTCGATAGCAATTCTGTTTATGTTTGATCTCACAAGTCGGTGTACACTAAAGAG TGTCATAAGATGGTATCAGCAAGCAAGAAAATGTAATCAG ACTGCAATTCCGATTATAATAGGAACAAAGTTTGATGATTTCATTCAGCTCCCAATAGATTTGCAATGGACAATCGCAAGTCAG GCAAGAGCATATGCAAAGGCTCTGAATGCCACACTCTTCTTTTCAAGTGCGACCTACAACATTAATGTAAACAAGATCTTCAAGTTCATCACAGCGAAGCTCTTCGACATACCATGGACTCTGGAGCGGAATCTCACTATTGGAGAGCCTATTATTGATTTCTAG
- the LOC102611633 gene encoding glutamate receptor 3.4 isoform X1 translates to MVGFLIPKPCHITTRGKILFFIVFSMWVPMEVIGRTGNGNVSSSSSRPSSVRIGALFTYDSVIGRAAGPAIAAAVDDVNSDPSILPGTTLNFVIRDTNCSGFVGTMEALQLMENEVVAAIGPQSSGIAHVISHVVNELNVPLLSFGATDPTLTSLQYPYFLRTTQSDYYQMHAVADLVEYYGWREVIAIFVDDDYGRNGISVLGDALSKKRAKISYKAPFSPGASRSAINSLLVGANLMESRVFVVHVNPDTGLTIFSVAKSLGMTAGSYVWIATDWLPSVLDSTEPVDIDTMNLLQGVVALRHHTPDTDLKKNFISRWKNLKYKENSPSGFNSYALYAYDSVWLVAHALDALLNEGGKFTFSNDPKLHDTNGSMLNLSSLRVFDGGQQFLQTLLRMNFTGLSGEIRFDADKNLVNPAYDVLNIGGTGSRRIGYWSNYSGLSVVAPEILYTKPPNSSSNRHLYSVIWPGEITATPRGWVFPNNGMPLRIAVPNRVSYNEFVAKDKSPPGVKGYCIDVFEAAVNLLPYPVPHNYIMYGNGKRNPIYNDIVQQVALNKFDAAVGDITIVTNRTKLVDFTQPYMESGLVVVAPVQKLKSSPWAFLKPFTIPMWLVTGGFFLFVGAVVWILEHRFNNEFRGPPSQQLVTIFWFSFSTMFFSHRENTVSSLGRVVLIVWLFVVLIINSSYTASLTSILTVQQLTSQIEGIDSLISSTEPIGVQDGSFAWNYLVDELKIAESRLVKLKNMEEYSIALARGPKGGGVAAIVDELPYIELFMSKTNCEFRTVGQEFTKSGWGFAFQRDSPLAIDLSTAILQLSENGDLQKIHNKWLTYNECSMDLSPADGGGSRLSLKSFWGLFLICGIACFLALIFFFCRVCGQFRRFGSEDEESIETEDIAHDTSTSGRRTLRSTSFKDLIDFIDRKEAEIKEILKRRNSDNKRPSQSSDG, encoded by the exons atggtGGGATTCTTAATTCCTAAGCCTTGCCATATCACAACAAGAGGAAAAATCTTgttctttattgttttttctATGTGGGTACCCATGGAAGTAATTGGTAGAACTGGAAATGGGAATGTATCGTCTTCGTCTTCAAGGCCAAGCTCTGTGAGGATTGGAGCTTTGTTTACTTATGATTCAGTCATAGGGAGGGCAGCAGGACCTGCAATTGCAGCTGCAGTTGATGATGTTAATTCTGATCCCAGTATTCTTCCAGGGACGACATTAAATTTCGTTATTCGTGATACAAATTGCAGTGGATTTGTTGGGACTATGGAAG CTTTGCAGCTTATGGAAAATGAAGTGGTTGCTGCAATTGGTCCACAATCCTCTGGAATAGCTCATGTAATCTCCCATGTTGTCAATGAACTCAATGTACCACTTCTGTCGTTTGGAGCAACAGACCCCACTCTCACTTCTCTGCAATACCCCTATTTCCTTCGAACAACACAAAGTGACTATTATCAGATGCATGCAGTTGCTGATTTAGTCGAGTACTATGGATGGAGGGAGGTGATTGCCATCTTTGTAGATGATGATTATGGCAGAAATGGGATTTCTGTATTGGGTGATGCCTTGTCAAAGAAGCGTGCCAAGATTTCTTACAAGGCTCCCTTCAGTCCTGGAGCCTCCAGAAGTGCAATTAATAGCTTGTTAGTTGGTGCAAACCTGATGGAATCACGAGTTTTTGTTGTACATGTTAATCCAGATACTGGTTTGACAATTTTCTCAGTCGCAAAAAGTCTTGGGATGACAGCCGGTAGCTATGTTTGGATTGCTACAGATTGGCTTCCTTCTGTTTTAGATTCAACGGAACCAGTTGATATTGACACAATGAACCTCTTACAAGGAGTTGTTGCTCTCCGCCATCACACCCCAGATACGGATcttaaaaagaatttcatttcCAGGTGGAAGAACCTCAAGTACAAAGAGAATAGTCCTTCGGGTTTTAATTCTTACGCGCTGTATGCGTATGATTCTGTTTGGTTAGTCGCCCATGCTCTTGATGCCTTGTTAAATGAAGGGggaaaatttactttctctaaTGACCCAAAGTTACATGACACAAATGGAAGCATGCTGAACTTATCCTCCCTCCGTGTTTTTGATGGAGGCCAACAGTTTCTCCAGACTTTGTTGAGGATGAATTTCACAGGTCTAAGTGGTGAGATTAGATTTGATGCTGATAAGAATTTAGTTAATCCAGCTTATGATGTCCTTAACATTGGTGGAACTGGGTCACGGAGGATTGGTTATTGGTCAAATTATTCTGGTCTCTCTGTTGTTGCTCCAGAGATCTTATATACAAAGCCTCCTAATTCTTCCAGTAATCGACATCTTTACAGTGTAATATGGCCTGGTGAAATTACGGCAACACCTCGGGGATGGGTGTTCCCTAACAATGGGATGCCATTAAGAATTGCGGTGCCTAACCGAGTAAGTTATAATGAATTTGTGGCTAAAGACAAGAGCCCTCCGGGGGTGAAAGGGTACTGTATTGATGTATTTGAAGCAGCAGTAAACTTGCTTCCTTATCCTGTCCCACACAACTATATAATGTATGGAAATGGGAAGAGAAACCCGATCTACAATGACATTGTGCAACAGGTTGCCCTGAAT AAATTTGATGCAGCTGTTGGTGACATCACGATTGTTACAAATCGGACAAAGCTTGTGGATTTTACACAGCCTTACATGGAATCTggtcttgttgttgttgctccAGTTCAAAAGTTAAAGTCTAGTCCTTGGGCTTTTCTCAAGCCTTTTACTATACCAATGTGGCTCGTCACTGGAggcttctttcttttcgtgGGAGCCGTTGTTTGGATTCTTGAGCATCGGTTCAATAATGAATTCCGTGGTCCTCCTAGTCAGCAACTTGTAACTATCTTCTG GTTTAGCTTCTCAACAATGTTTTTCTCACACA GGGAGAACACTGTGAGTTCCTTGGGAAGGGTGGTACTGATTGTATGGCTGTTTGTAGTGTTGATTATCAATTCAAGCTATACAGCTAGTTTGACTTCAATCCTCACAGTACAACAACTGACATCACAAATTGAAGGGATTGACAGCTTGATTTCCAGTACTGAGCCAATAGGAGTTCAAGATGGGTCATTTGCATGGAACTATCTAGTAGATGAGCTCAAAATAGCAGAATCTAGGCTggtaaagttaaaaaacatGGAAGAATATTCCATTGCACTTGCTCGAGGACCCAAAGGCGGTGGGGTTGCTGCAATTGTTGATGAGCTTCCTTACATTGAGCTCTTCATGTCCAAAACTAATTGTGAATTCAGGACAGTGGGGCAGGAGTTTACAAAAAGCGGATGGGGATTT GCATTCCAAAGAGACTCTCCTCTGGCAATTGACTTGTCAACTGCCATTCTTCAACTCTCAGAAAATGGTGACCTGCAAAAAATCCATAATAAATGGTTAACATATAATGAATGCTCCATGGACCTCAGCCCAGCTGACGGAGGTGGCAGCCGACTCTCTCTAAAAAGCTTCTGGGGACTGTTCCTCATTTGTGGCATTGCATGCTTCCTCgctcttattttcttcttctgtaGGGTCTGTGGTCAGTTTCGCAGGTTTGGCTCAGAGGACGAGGAGAGCATCGAGACCGAGGACATTGCACATGATACGTCTACATCTGGTAGACGTACACTCCGCTCAACTAGCTTCAAGGACTTAATTGATTTCATAGATAGAAAAGAGGCCGAAATTAAGGAAATTCTTAAACGGAGGAATAGTGATAACAAACGGCCTAGCCAGAGCTCTGATGGGTAG
- the LOC102611633 gene encoding glutamate receptor 3.4 isoform X2, with translation MENEVVAAIGPQSSGIAHVISHVVNELNVPLLSFGATDPTLTSLQYPYFLRTTQSDYYQMHAVADLVEYYGWREVIAIFVDDDYGRNGISVLGDALSKKRAKISYKAPFSPGASRSAINSLLVGANLMESRVFVVHVNPDTGLTIFSVAKSLGMTAGSYVWIATDWLPSVLDSTEPVDIDTMNLLQGVVALRHHTPDTDLKKNFISRWKNLKYKENSPSGFNSYALYAYDSVWLVAHALDALLNEGGKFTFSNDPKLHDTNGSMLNLSSLRVFDGGQQFLQTLLRMNFTGLSGEIRFDADKNLVNPAYDVLNIGGTGSRRIGYWSNYSGLSVVAPEILYTKPPNSSSNRHLYSVIWPGEITATPRGWVFPNNGMPLRIAVPNRVSYNEFVAKDKSPPGVKGYCIDVFEAAVNLLPYPVPHNYIMYGNGKRNPIYNDIVQQVALNKFDAAVGDITIVTNRTKLVDFTQPYMESGLVVVAPVQKLKSSPWAFLKPFTIPMWLVTGGFFLFVGAVVWILEHRFNNEFRGPPSQQLVTIFWFSFSTMFFSHRENTVSSLGRVVLIVWLFVVLIINSSYTASLTSILTVQQLTSQIEGIDSLISSTEPIGVQDGSFAWNYLVDELKIAESRLVKLKNMEEYSIALARGPKGGGVAAIVDELPYIELFMSKTNCEFRTVGQEFTKSGWGFAFQRDSPLAIDLSTAILQLSENGDLQKIHNKWLTYNECSMDLSPADGGGSRLSLKSFWGLFLICGIACFLALIFFFCRVCGQFRRFGSEDEESIETEDIAHDTSTSGRRTLRSTSFKDLIDFIDRKEAEIKEILKRRNSDNKRPSQSSDG, from the exons ATGGAAAATGAAGTGGTTGCTGCAATTGGTCCACAATCCTCTGGAATAGCTCATGTAATCTCCCATGTTGTCAATGAACTCAATGTACCACTTCTGTCGTTTGGAGCAACAGACCCCACTCTCACTTCTCTGCAATACCCCTATTTCCTTCGAACAACACAAAGTGACTATTATCAGATGCATGCAGTTGCTGATTTAGTCGAGTACTATGGATGGAGGGAGGTGATTGCCATCTTTGTAGATGATGATTATGGCAGAAATGGGATTTCTGTATTGGGTGATGCCTTGTCAAAGAAGCGTGCCAAGATTTCTTACAAGGCTCCCTTCAGTCCTGGAGCCTCCAGAAGTGCAATTAATAGCTTGTTAGTTGGTGCAAACCTGATGGAATCACGAGTTTTTGTTGTACATGTTAATCCAGATACTGGTTTGACAATTTTCTCAGTCGCAAAAAGTCTTGGGATGACAGCCGGTAGCTATGTTTGGATTGCTACAGATTGGCTTCCTTCTGTTTTAGATTCAACGGAACCAGTTGATATTGACACAATGAACCTCTTACAAGGAGTTGTTGCTCTCCGCCATCACACCCCAGATACGGATcttaaaaagaatttcatttcCAGGTGGAAGAACCTCAAGTACAAAGAGAATAGTCCTTCGGGTTTTAATTCTTACGCGCTGTATGCGTATGATTCTGTTTGGTTAGTCGCCCATGCTCTTGATGCCTTGTTAAATGAAGGGggaaaatttactttctctaaTGACCCAAAGTTACATGACACAAATGGAAGCATGCTGAACTTATCCTCCCTCCGTGTTTTTGATGGAGGCCAACAGTTTCTCCAGACTTTGTTGAGGATGAATTTCACAGGTCTAAGTGGTGAGATTAGATTTGATGCTGATAAGAATTTAGTTAATCCAGCTTATGATGTCCTTAACATTGGTGGAACTGGGTCACGGAGGATTGGTTATTGGTCAAATTATTCTGGTCTCTCTGTTGTTGCTCCAGAGATCTTATATACAAAGCCTCCTAATTCTTCCAGTAATCGACATCTTTACAGTGTAATATGGCCTGGTGAAATTACGGCAACACCTCGGGGATGGGTGTTCCCTAACAATGGGATGCCATTAAGAATTGCGGTGCCTAACCGAGTAAGTTATAATGAATTTGTGGCTAAAGACAAGAGCCCTCCGGGGGTGAAAGGGTACTGTATTGATGTATTTGAAGCAGCAGTAAACTTGCTTCCTTATCCTGTCCCACACAACTATATAATGTATGGAAATGGGAAGAGAAACCCGATCTACAATGACATTGTGCAACAGGTTGCCCTGAAT AAATTTGATGCAGCTGTTGGTGACATCACGATTGTTACAAATCGGACAAAGCTTGTGGATTTTACACAGCCTTACATGGAATCTggtcttgttgttgttgctccAGTTCAAAAGTTAAAGTCTAGTCCTTGGGCTTTTCTCAAGCCTTTTACTATACCAATGTGGCTCGTCACTGGAggcttctttcttttcgtgGGAGCCGTTGTTTGGATTCTTGAGCATCGGTTCAATAATGAATTCCGTGGTCCTCCTAGTCAGCAACTTGTAACTATCTTCTG GTTTAGCTTCTCAACAATGTTTTTCTCACACA GGGAGAACACTGTGAGTTCCTTGGGAAGGGTGGTACTGATTGTATGGCTGTTTGTAGTGTTGATTATCAATTCAAGCTATACAGCTAGTTTGACTTCAATCCTCACAGTACAACAACTGACATCACAAATTGAAGGGATTGACAGCTTGATTTCCAGTACTGAGCCAATAGGAGTTCAAGATGGGTCATTTGCATGGAACTATCTAGTAGATGAGCTCAAAATAGCAGAATCTAGGCTggtaaagttaaaaaacatGGAAGAATATTCCATTGCACTTGCTCGAGGACCCAAAGGCGGTGGGGTTGCTGCAATTGTTGATGAGCTTCCTTACATTGAGCTCTTCATGTCCAAAACTAATTGTGAATTCAGGACAGTGGGGCAGGAGTTTACAAAAAGCGGATGGGGATTT GCATTCCAAAGAGACTCTCCTCTGGCAATTGACTTGTCAACTGCCATTCTTCAACTCTCAGAAAATGGTGACCTGCAAAAAATCCATAATAAATGGTTAACATATAATGAATGCTCCATGGACCTCAGCCCAGCTGACGGAGGTGGCAGCCGACTCTCTCTAAAAAGCTTCTGGGGACTGTTCCTCATTTGTGGCATTGCATGCTTCCTCgctcttattttcttcttctgtaGGGTCTGTGGTCAGTTTCGCAGGTTTGGCTCAGAGGACGAGGAGAGCATCGAGACCGAGGACATTGCACATGATACGTCTACATCTGGTAGACGTACACTCCGCTCAACTAGCTTCAAGGACTTAATTGATTTCATAGATAGAAAAGAGGCCGAAATTAAGGAAATTCTTAAACGGAGGAATAGTGATAACAAACGGCCTAGCCAGAGCTCTGATGGGTAG